Proteins encoded within one genomic window of Nitrospina gracilis 3/211:
- a CDS encoding fused MFS/spermidine synthase yields the protein MSGWTSLTYELLWIKQITLLIGGTLYAISAVLCAFMAGLAMGAWGGARILQRFTDKPDRLVRLYGVLEGSIGLYALGFPFLLQLVEVGYPLLLTLSLGSDTLLHFWEFVLTTLLMLPATFMMGATLPVIGRWRIGDRQDRIFIDLSVLYGINTLGAMGGVLYTQFAGTRFLGIEGTLYSAVALNLLVFAVCWLWRGETMPAKDVSAPSRTQSKDAKGEPPPDRKLAWLLLFLFFFSGMVALSSEILWTRVLVFPLGHSLYSFAIILATFLFGIGFGSLVAEKILGTGNWIKKFIAVEIAVGVLGLLAIPALDSLTVWTQELDRLFYDVDATAARTLWMRSLMAFGLMILPTLGFGMIFPLAGHIHFNLFGTVERTLGNSYAVNTVGAIAGTVLTPFLFVPLLGIRGSLFALFGGLLFLAVTAWAWHCGKTLKRFVTGYATAALVLAVVWAASPPNASSHTPGEGNLARIEINTPSGKLKLLDYEEGDFSTLSVVEDTRNGGRTLYVDGFSTATASDSLGGSAYMQAMGLVPMLLHPDPKDALVMCFGTGNTLGTVATFPGVSVDGVEIDRNVLGMAHWFERWNQHVLDKPNVDIHIQDARRFIRWTDRRYDVITLEPMSPVQAGVNNLYSREFYAEARARLKSGGIMMQWLPLHLVTPEDARAILNTFQAEFPHVSVWNSFLTRIVLMVGTERPLKLDKRRFDAVNQNQSLKSLAEDIGLYSFIDFMDFYISGNDALNPTWKKAPVVTDDNRILEHSDAVLVPPLKRETDESFLNLLLARVGKTPPITGVTEREAVFYESQFRLRTAQRLSVFSQRYQGAGHAQFSEKNYESAMRRVQAFLKKSGDRAVRLREGGWSPARP from the coding sequence TTGTCCGGCTGGACCAGCCTGACCTACGAACTGCTCTGGATCAAGCAGATCACACTTCTCATTGGGGGCACGCTGTACGCCATCAGCGCGGTGCTGTGCGCGTTCATGGCGGGGCTTGCAATGGGTGCATGGGGAGGTGCACGCATACTTCAGCGTTTCACCGATAAACCCGACCGGCTGGTGCGCCTCTACGGCGTTTTGGAAGGAAGCATCGGTCTTTATGCCCTGGGGTTTCCGTTCCTGTTGCAACTCGTCGAGGTGGGTTATCCGCTGTTGCTGACCCTTTCTCTGGGATCGGACACCCTCCTCCACTTCTGGGAGTTTGTGCTTACCACCCTGCTGATGCTCCCCGCAACGTTCATGATGGGCGCGACGCTACCGGTGATCGGGCGTTGGCGCATCGGGGACCGGCAGGACCGAATATTCATCGACCTTTCGGTGCTCTACGGCATCAATACGCTGGGCGCCATGGGCGGCGTGCTGTACACGCAATTCGCTGGCACCCGCTTTCTGGGAATCGAGGGCACCCTGTACTCGGCCGTGGCTCTGAACCTTTTGGTATTCGCCGTGTGCTGGCTGTGGCGGGGAGAGACGATGCCTGCGAAAGACGTATCCGCACCGTCCAGAACCCAATCCAAAGATGCGAAAGGCGAACCGCCTCCCGACCGAAAACTGGCGTGGCTTCTGCTTTTTCTGTTTTTCTTCTCCGGCATGGTGGCGCTGTCGAGCGAAATCCTGTGGACGCGCGTGCTCGTGTTTCCGCTCGGCCACTCCCTTTACTCCTTCGCCATTATCCTGGCAACGTTCCTGTTCGGAATCGGCTTCGGCAGTCTGGTGGCGGAGAAAATCCTCGGCACTGGAAACTGGATCAAGAAGTTCATCGCGGTGGAAATCGCCGTCGGCGTGCTGGGCCTGCTCGCCATCCCGGCTTTGGATTCCCTTACCGTATGGACGCAGGAACTGGACAGGCTGTTTTACGACGTAGACGCCACCGCTGCCCGCACGCTGTGGATGCGGTCGCTCATGGCCTTCGGTTTGATGATCCTGCCCACCCTCGGTTTCGGCATGATCTTTCCACTTGCCGGACACATTCACTTCAACCTGTTCGGCACGGTCGAGCGCACGCTGGGCAACAGCTACGCGGTGAACACCGTGGGTGCGATTGCAGGCACGGTGTTGACGCCGTTCCTTTTCGTGCCCCTGCTCGGCATCCGGGGGTCGCTGTTTGCCCTGTTCGGAGGCCTGCTCTTCCTGGCCGTCACGGCGTGGGCATGGCACTGCGGGAAAACGCTGAAACGCTTTGTCACGGGTTACGCCACCGCCGCTTTGGTGTTGGCCGTGGTGTGGGCCGCGTCTCCTCCAAATGCCTCCTCCCACACACCGGGTGAAGGCAATCTGGCGCGCATTGAAATCAACACCCCATCCGGAAAACTGAAACTACTCGACTACGAGGAAGGCGACTTCTCCACGTTGAGCGTGGTGGAGGACACCCGGAACGGCGGACGCACGTTGTATGTCGATGGGTTCAGCACCGCCACGGCCTCCGACTCCCTCGGCGGCAGTGCCTACATGCAGGCTATGGGACTGGTCCCCATGCTGTTGCACCCCGACCCGAAAGATGCGTTGGTCATGTGCTTCGGCACGGGAAACACCCTGGGTACCGTGGCGACGTTTCCCGGGGTGAGCGTGGACGGAGTGGAGATCGACCGCAACGTACTCGGCATGGCCCACTGGTTTGAGCGCTGGAACCAGCACGTCCTCGACAAACCCAATGTCGATATTCACATTCAGGATGCGCGTCGCTTCATCCGCTGGACCGATCGCCGGTACGACGTCATCACCCTGGAGCCCATGTCGCCGGTGCAGGCGGGAGTGAACAACCTGTATTCGCGGGAATTTTACGCCGAGGCGCGAGCCCGCCTCAAAAGCGGCGGCATCATGATGCAGTGGCTGCCCCTGCACCTGGTGACACCTGAGGACGCCCGGGCCATATTGAACACTTTCCAAGCCGAATTCCCGCACGTCTCCGTTTGGAACAGCTTTCTGACCCGCATCGTCCTGATGGTCGGGACGGAGCGCCCCTTGAAGCTCGACAAAAGGCGTTTCGATGCCGTGAACCAAAACCAAAGCCTGAAATCCCTGGCAGAGGACATCGGTCTCTACAGTTTCATTGACTTTATGGATTTCTACATCTCGGGGAACGATGCGTTGAATCCAACCTGGAAGAAAGCGCCCGTGGTCACCGACGACAACCGTATACTGGAACATTCCGACGCGGTGCTCGTGCCGCCGCTCAAACGCGAAACGGACGAATCGTTTCTCAATTTACTCTTGGCACGGGTGGGGAAGACGCCACCCATTACGGGGGTGACGGAGAGAGAGGCGGTGTTTTACGAAAGCCAGTTCCGCCTGCGCACAGCGCAGAGGCTGTCCGTTTTTTCCCAGCGGTACCAGGGGGCGGGACACGCTCAATTTTCAGAAAAGAATTACGAAAGTGCCATGAGGCGGGTACAAGCGTTTCTTAAAAAATCAGGGGATCGCGCGGTGCGTCTCCGTGAGGGAGGCTGGAGTCCGGCCAGGCCCTGA
- a CDS encoding sugar phosphate nucleotidyltransferase, with product MKAMILAAGFGTRLRPLTLHTPKPMVPVMNRPMLEHSIQLLRGQGINDLTINLHHLPDKVIAHFREGGGFGVHINWLKEEAILGTAGGIKNAQKFLEGAPFLVMNSDVFADIDLKHVQAFHEEKGAVLTLVLKAGDSPEACDPIEIDDSGRIVHMPGVPSKNTPDTDHRYTFTGIQVMDPRVFDYMAEGVFSGTTTDVFPQMIEDGLPVYGYIHEDYWIDIGQPASYHRIHRDVLDGTTRWRLPEPSADPGRATIIPPVHIGHECTIAESARLGPYTVLGDGCVIGENVTVDNTVCWRGITLEAEARVTRSILGDGVTVSTATRCEDAVLAAKA from the coding sequence ATGAAGGCGATGATCCTGGCGGCGGGCTTCGGCACGCGGCTGAGACCGCTCACCCTCCACACCCCGAAACCCATGGTGCCGGTCATGAACCGCCCCATGCTGGAGCACTCCATCCAACTCCTGCGCGGCCAGGGTATCAACGACCTCACCATCAACCTGCACCACCTGCCGGACAAAGTGATCGCGCATTTCCGCGAGGGCGGTGGCTTCGGCGTGCACATCAACTGGTTGAAAGAGGAAGCCATCCTCGGAACTGCGGGGGGCATCAAGAACGCCCAGAAGTTTCTGGAGGGCGCGCCGTTTCTGGTGATGAACTCCGACGTTTTCGCCGACATCGATCTGAAACACGTGCAGGCGTTCCATGAAGAAAAGGGAGCGGTACTGACGCTGGTTCTCAAGGCAGGCGACTCACCGGAAGCCTGCGACCCCATCGAGATCGACGACAGCGGACGCATCGTGCACATGCCCGGCGTGCCATCCAAAAACACACCGGACACGGATCACCGCTACACCTTCACCGGCATTCAGGTCATGGACCCGCGAGTGTTCGACTACATGGCGGAGGGTGTGTTCTCCGGCACCACCACCGACGTGTTTCCGCAGATGATCGAAGACGGCCTGCCCGTATACGGCTACATTCACGAAGATTACTGGATCGACATCGGCCAGCCGGCCAGCTACCACCGTATCCACCGCGACGTTCTGGATGGCACCACCCGCTGGCGACTGCCTGAGCCGTCTGCCGATCCCGGTCGGGCCACAATCATTCCGCCAGTACACATCGGCCACGAATGCACGATTGCCGAAAGCGCGCGTCTGGGCCCGTACACGGTTCTGGGCGACGGCTGTGTGATTGGGGAAAACGTGACCGTGGACAACACGGTCTGCTGGCGCGGCATCACGCTGGAGGCGGAAGCGCGAGTGACGCGGTCGATCCTGGGCGACGGCGTCACCGTATCCACGGCAACGCGGTGCGAAGACGCCGTGCTGGCGGCGAAGGCCTGA
- a CDS encoding DUF167 domain-containing protein, whose product MSLSIKKNDHGLTFSVTIQPRTSRNEIAGVHDGALKVRLTSPPVEGAANKACLKLLGKTLGMAPSKLSIVSGSTSRNKVIQVDGMDEAAFREKLKPHLT is encoded by the coding sequence ATGTCCCTTTCCATTAAAAAGAATGACCACGGCCTCACGTTTTCTGTTACGATTCAACCCCGGACGTCGCGCAATGAGATTGCGGGCGTGCACGATGGTGCGTTGAAGGTTCGACTCACTTCTCCGCCGGTGGAAGGCGCGGCGAATAAAGCCTGCCTGAAACTGCTGGGCAAAACGCTGGGCATGGCGCCGTCAAAACTGTCCATCGTCAGCGGCTCCACTTCCCGCAACAAGGTGATCCAGGTTGACGGCATGGACGAAGCGGCGTTCCGCGAAAAACTGAAACCGCACCTGACCTGA
- the mtnA gene encoding S-methyl-5-thioribose-1-phosphate isomerase, translating to MVKTIEYMDGVVRMIDQTRLPSETVFVDCKTIEDVGEAIRGMVIRGAPAIGVAAAMGISLGANAIDAADYNTFMAQLEQQCAKLGQARPTAVNLKWAIDRMLTVTKAHSHLSVSDIKQRLKQEAMAIYTEDIATNEKMGGFGQSLIEDNSTILTHCNAGALATAGFGTALGVVRAAVNAGKNVRVLANETRPFLQGARLTAWELKEDNIPVKLITDNMCGHFMRKQEIDVVVVGADRIAANGDVANKIGTYMVAVMARQHGIPFYVAAPVSTLDLTLASGDAIPIEERSAEEVVTLNKQRIAPEGVDASHPAFDVTPNEFVTAIITERGIARPPYTESLKALAGAS from the coding sequence ATGGTCAAGACAATCGAATACATGGACGGCGTGGTCAGGATGATCGACCAGACCCGCCTGCCTTCTGAGACGGTTTTTGTGGACTGCAAAACGATAGAAGACGTCGGTGAGGCAATCCGCGGCATGGTCATCCGCGGTGCGCCGGCCATCGGCGTGGCCGCCGCCATGGGCATCAGCCTCGGCGCCAACGCCATCGACGCCGCGGACTACAACACGTTCATGGCGCAATTGGAACAGCAGTGCGCGAAACTCGGTCAGGCGCGGCCGACGGCAGTGAACCTGAAATGGGCCATCGACCGCATGCTGACGGTGACCAAAGCGCACAGCCACCTGTCCGTCTCGGACATCAAGCAACGCCTCAAGCAGGAAGCGATGGCGATCTACACAGAAGACATCGCCACCAACGAAAAGATGGGGGGGTTCGGCCAGTCTCTCATCGAAGACAACAGCACCATCCTCACTCATTGCAATGCGGGCGCGCTGGCCACGGCGGGATTCGGCACCGCGCTCGGCGTGGTTCGCGCGGCGGTGAACGCGGGAAAAAACGTGCGCGTGCTCGCCAACGAAACGCGGCCGTTCCTGCAGGGCGCGCGGCTGACGGCGTGGGAACTCAAAGAGGACAACATCCCGGTCAAGCTCATCACCGACAACATGTGCGGTCATTTCATGCGCAAACAGGAGATCGACGTGGTGGTGGTCGGAGCGGACCGCATTGCCGCCAACGGGGACGTCGCCAACAAGATCGGCACCTACATGGTGGCGGTGATGGCGCGCCAGCACGGAATCCCGTTCTACGTCGCCGCACCGGTGTCGACGCTCGACCTGACGCTGGCTTCCGGCGATGCCATCCCCATCGAGGAACGCAGTGCGGAAGAAGTGGTGACGCTTAACAAACAACGCATCGCACCGGAAGGCGTGGACGCTTCGCACCCGGCGTTCGACGTGACGCCGAACGAATTCGTCACCGCCATCATCACCGAGCGTGGCATCGCGCGTCCCCCTTACACGGAATCACTGAAGGCGCTGGCCGGGGCATCATGA
- a CDS encoding DUF3386 family protein has product MATYTKPEDVQSTVEDDPQARKALEEVFSNTARWDADFKGFAADVTVNINGKEEKGTVTVKGPKEIELSLTDESMKEFASENLASIAMHRGPRSFDQSDGKYKLTFGDDGTHPMGRAVVMGGDGMSSFYRIKEGRIRQINRKTPHVAFSINIEDSVKNHEDKFLTRNYTVYYFNPKDNSIKNVESYTDDYTRVGNYDLPQRRRVIDVQNSEVVVSTMTLENHKAL; this is encoded by the coding sequence ATGGCCACCTACACCAAACCGGAAGACGTTCAATCCACCGTGGAGGACGATCCGCAGGCGCGTAAGGCGCTGGAAGAGGTGTTTTCAAACACCGCCCGCTGGGATGCGGATTTCAAAGGTTTCGCAGCGGATGTGACGGTCAACATCAACGGCAAGGAAGAGAAGGGCACCGTCACCGTGAAGGGCCCGAAAGAAATCGAACTCAGCCTCACCGATGAGAGCATGAAGGAATTCGCCTCGGAAAACCTTGCGTCCATCGCCATGCACCGCGGACCGCGCTCGTTCGATCAGTCCGACGGCAAGTACAAGCTGACCTTTGGCGACGACGGCACGCATCCCATGGGCCGCGCCGTGGTCATGGGCGGCGACGGCATGAGTTCGTTCTACCGCATCAAGGAAGGCCGTATCCGGCAGATCAACCGCAAGACGCCGCACGTTGCGTTTTCGATCAACATCGAAGACAGTGTTAAGAACCATGAAGACAAGTTCCTGACCCGCAACTACACGGTTTACTATTTCAATCCGAAGGACAACTCGATCAAAAACGTCGAGAGTTACACCGACGATTACACCCGCGTCGGCAATTACGACCTGCCACAACGGCGCCGGGTTATCGATGTGCAGAACAGCGAGGTGGTGGTCAGCACCATGACCCTGGAAAACCACAAGGCGCTGTAA
- a CDS encoding peptidylprolyl isomerase — protein MWVSLFRKWTVLAVLVWMVAALPAMAQPEYFEGDVTGDMNLPDVVARVNGVDLESKYIRFELNRMLKDREEAVPLDQRERLALDILDREINRELIFKEGGKSGFNVDAKLVSEQFSKLKENYESEEAFQKALEARGLTEEDIKKSIEVDLTANSLLRDQVKNKIVITDQQVEHFYEQRKNVFQRPEAYRAQHIFVPLIPVDVIETTPIEQLKADKEKYIAEARKKIETVYEKLKAGADFAELARTHSEDVGSAEKGGDLDFIYKGVFDPEIDEAVSRLKIGEVSGIVKSKYGFHILKLNETKPAEDVPLEEVKASIQNYLFTSEAEKVIARYIDSLRKKADIQVFYQPAG, from the coding sequence ATGTGGGTTTCTTTGTTTAGAAAATGGACCGTGCTTGCGGTTTTGGTGTGGATGGTTGCGGCCCTGCCCGCAATGGCGCAGCCTGAATATTTTGAAGGCGATGTCACCGGCGACATGAACCTGCCGGATGTGGTCGCCCGGGTGAATGGCGTGGACCTGGAGTCCAAGTACATCCGGTTCGAGCTCAACCGCATGCTGAAGGACCGTGAAGAGGCGGTGCCGCTGGACCAGCGTGAACGCCTGGCGCTCGATATTCTTGACCGGGAGATCAACCGCGAATTGATCTTTAAGGAAGGCGGAAAGTCCGGGTTTAACGTTGACGCCAAACTGGTGTCGGAACAGTTCAGCAAGCTAAAGGAAAACTACGAATCGGAAGAGGCTTTCCAAAAAGCGCTTGAGGCCCGTGGACTGACTGAAGAGGACATCAAGAAATCGATCGAGGTCGATCTCACCGCCAACAGCCTTCTGCGTGATCAGGTGAAAAACAAGATTGTCATCACCGACCAGCAGGTGGAGCATTTTTATGAGCAGAGGAAAAATGTGTTCCAGCGACCGGAAGCGTACCGTGCCCAGCATATCTTTGTGCCGCTCATTCCCGTGGATGTCATTGAGACAACCCCCATTGAGCAGTTGAAAGCGGACAAGGAAAAATACATTGCCGAGGCACGAAAAAAAATTGAAACGGTTTACGAGAAGCTGAAAGCGGGCGCGGATTTTGCGGAACTGGCGCGGACCCATTCGGAAGACGTGGGCAGTGCCGAAAAAGGCGGTGACCTGGATTTCATATACAAGGGCGTGTTTGACCCTGAAATCGACGAAGCGGTCTCCAGGCTAAAAATTGGAGAGGTGAGCGGCATCGTCAAAAGCAAATACGGGTTCCATATTCTCAAGCTCAATGAAACCAAACCCGCAGAAGATGTACCGCTGGAGGAGGTCAAGGCCTCGATTCAGAATTACCTGTTCACCAGCGAGGCGGAAAAAGTGATTGCGCGCTACATCGACAGCCTGCGTAAGAAAGCGGATATTCAGGTTTTCTACCAGCCCGCGGGGTGA